A single Pseudodesulfovibrio aespoeensis Aspo-2 DNA region contains:
- the hypB gene encoding hydrogenase nickel incorporation protein HypB, with translation MSQEVSIVRNVLEANDKLAEELRATFKAKKILCLNLMSSPGAGKTTLLERTLTDLKDEFRMAVVEGDLQTDNDARRVAATGAQAVQINTEGGCHLDSGMVLEAIKALDLDGVDILFVENVGNLVCPAEFEVGEDYKVTLLSVAEGDDKPEKYPLMFHISAVMLLNKIDLLPYVDFDLAKAEGHARKLNKDIKVFPVSARKGENMDGWYDWLRAKRAEKL, from the coding sequence ATGTCCCAGGAAGTCAGCATTGTCCGCAACGTGCTTGAGGCCAACGACAAGCTCGCTGAAGAGTTGCGGGCCACGTTCAAGGCCAAGAAGATACTCTGTCTGAACCTCATGAGCTCGCCCGGCGCGGGCAAGACCACGCTGCTGGAGCGCACCCTGACCGACCTGAAGGACGAGTTCCGGATGGCTGTGGTCGAGGGCGACCTGCAAACGGACAACGACGCCCGGCGTGTGGCCGCCACCGGCGCCCAGGCCGTGCAGATCAACACCGAGGGCGGCTGCCATCTCGATTCGGGCATGGTCCTTGAGGCCATCAAGGCCCTGGACCTGGACGGGGTGGACATCCTGTTCGTGGAGAACGTGGGCAACCTCGTCTGTCCGGCTGAGTTCGAGGTGGGCGAGGACTACAAGGTCACGCTCCTGTCCGTGGCCGAAGGTGACGACAAGCCTGAGAAGTATCCCCTCATGTTCCACATCTCCGCAGTCATGCTGCTCAACAAGATCGATCTGCTGCCCTATGTGGACTTTGACCTGGCCAAGGCCGAGGGCCACGCCCGCAAGCTGAACAAGGACATCAAGGTCTTTCCCGTGTCCGCCAGAAAAGGCGAGAACATGGATGGCTGGTACGACTGGCTCCGCGCCAAGCGGGCCGAGAAGCTCTAG
- a CDS encoding hydrogenase maturation nickel metallochaperone HypA/HybF — MHEMSIVESILGILREEMVKYDGQRLRKVVVRNGALAGIVTESLLFAWEALTPGGEFDGAQLEVVEIPIRVACGECGEEFSPEHARCMPCPKCEALLGHKVLQGKEMLIDSIEIDDA; from the coding sequence ATGCATGAAATGTCAATAGTCGAATCCATCCTCGGCATCCTGCGCGAGGAAATGGTCAAATACGACGGCCAACGCCTCAGGAAGGTGGTGGTCAGGAACGGCGCGCTGGCTGGCATCGTCACCGAATCGCTGCTTTTCGCCTGGGAGGCGCTCACGCCCGGCGGCGAGTTCGACGGCGCACAGCTTGAGGTGGTCGAGATCCCCATCCGGGTGGCCTGCGGCGAGTGCGGCGAGGAGTTCAGCCCGGAGCACGCCCGCTGCATGCCCTGCCCCAAGTGCGAGGCGCTGCTCGGCCACAAGGTCTTGCAGGGAAAGGAAATGCTCATCGATTCCATAGAGATCGACGACGCGTAA